In one Bosea sp. RAC05 genomic region, the following are encoded:
- a CDS encoding SAM-dependent methyltransferase, whose product MTSDAPPDAFYDILRGVAALTGNRVVGDLARLVADGMPPDLWIAFNHKQIGSKRWLVDALAEVLPRPDGPVWVLGAWYGILGALLLDDPRLAIPAVVSVDLDPGCAPVAERLNRRHLAEGRFRAVTADMTTLDFATEQPQPGLVINTSCEHLADVPGWLATLPPGLPLLLQSNDYVREPDHRSCVPSLEAFQAQAGLSETLFAGALPTKNYTRFMLIGRR is encoded by the coding sequence ATGACGTCCGACGCGCCGCCCGACGCCTTCTATGACATTCTGCGCGGCGTCGCAGCCCTGACCGGCAACCGCGTCGTTGGCGATCTCGCGCGCCTCGTCGCCGACGGGATGCCGCCCGATCTCTGGATCGCCTTCAACCACAAGCAGATCGGCTCGAAACGCTGGCTGGTCGACGCGCTGGCGGAGGTTCTGCCGCGGCCGGACGGCCCGGTCTGGGTGCTCGGGGCCTGGTACGGCATCCTCGGCGCCCTGCTGCTCGACGATCCGCGTCTTGCGATCCCCGCCGTCGTCAGCGTCGATCTCGACCCGGGCTGCGCGCCCGTCGCCGAGCGGCTGAACCGCCGCCATCTCGCCGAGGGGCGGTTCCGCGCTGTGACCGCGGACATGACGACGCTGGATTTCGCCACCGAGCAGCCGCAGCCCGGCCTGGTGATCAACACGAGCTGCGAGCATCTGGCCGATGTGCCGGGCTGGCTCGCCACGCTGCCGCCGGGGCTGCCGCTGCTGCTGCAGTCGAACGACTATGTCCGCGAGCCCGACCATCGCAGCTGCGTGCCCTCGCTGGAGGCGTTCCAGGCGCAGGCCGGCCTCTCCGAGACGCTCTTCGCCGGGGCGCTGCCGACGAAGAACTATACCCGCTTCATGCTGATCGGCCGGCGATGA
- the rpmB gene encoding 50S ribosomal protein L28: protein MARRCELTGKATLTGHLVSHSNRKTKTVFRPNLVNVTLQSDALGRSVRLRVSANALRTVDHRGGLDAFLIKASASDLSTGALTLKRDIEKKLATA from the coding sequence ATGGCGCGCCGTTGCGAACTGACCGGGAAGGCCACCCTCACCGGCCACCTCGTCAGCCACTCGAACCGCAAGACGAAGACCGTCTTCCGGCCCAACCTCGTCAACGTCACGCTGCAGTCGGATGCGCTCGGCCGCTCCGTGCGGCTGCGCGTCTCGGCCAATGCCCTGCGCACGGTCGACCATCGTGGCGGCCTCGACGCCTTCCTGATCAAGGCCTCGGCCTCCGATCTGTCGACCGGCGCCCTGACGCTGAAGCGCGACATCGAGAAGAAGCTCGCCACCGCCTGA
- a CDS encoding adenylate/guanylate cyclase domain-containing protein, producing the protein MSLQQTAGRRAGMGAGMEQVSSWSRDIRFASGMVLLFFATTHFLNHAVGIAGVAAMEHVQAWRYWLWHSWAGTVALYGALIVHPFFALLRVAQRRTFKMPVREMLQIALGLAIPLFLIDHIVGTRVMGSIFHLDESYPAVLRRLWPGLATSQSVLLLLVWAHGIIGLHFTLRSRDGYQRWRDPFLLAAILIPILALIGFAVGGREAGRMTTAPDIITDAQIVMFNQNVTWAKTIFYGLVGGFVAFVGIREIRVRTTRQITVRFVGHGVRKLSPGATVLEMFRRFGIPHAALCGGRARCATCRVLVLDGGDGLPPPGPNEAKLLRRIAAPDRVRLACQIRPRDDLQVQILLASRLNPTTPGQVETDANIGKRGLTVVVADLRAFSALSARQLPQELIGLLNRFFDEMAQAITAHGGRIDAFYGDGFMAVFGLEGTPARSAQTAIAAAADIVRAVEALNREFGAALPLPLRIGIGIHSGQAITGAVENDSLGRRDITVGETVAVAAQLELATRRVLADILVSEDTIRASGRSYRGTTSLKITIRGREKPLSAVGFASAPELADAVDDSRAAEPTLIEATVEAAQDAVEAGAGGDGFAPAPAPEAPAPVKPRRTPRRKAAEKAPDDSAS; encoded by the coding sequence ATGAGCCTGCAGCAGACGGCGGGACGACGCGCCGGCATGGGCGCCGGCATGGAGCAGGTTTCGTCATGGAGCCGCGACATCCGCTTTGCCTCGGGCATGGTGCTGCTGTTCTTCGCGACCACGCATTTCCTCAATCATGCCGTCGGCATCGCCGGCGTCGCGGCGATGGAGCATGTGCAGGCGTGGCGCTACTGGCTCTGGCATTCCTGGGCGGGGACGGTCGCGCTCTATGGCGCGCTGATCGTCCACCCGTTCTTCGCGCTGCTGCGCGTGGCGCAGCGGCGCACCTTCAAGATGCCGGTGCGCGAGATGCTGCAGATCGCGCTCGGGCTCGCCATTCCGCTGTTTCTGATCGACCACATCGTCGGCACACGCGTGATGGGCAGCATCTTCCATCTCGACGAAAGCTATCCGGCCGTCCTGCGTCGCCTCTGGCCCGGCCTTGCCACCTCGCAGTCCGTGCTGCTGCTGCTGGTCTGGGCGCATGGCATCATCGGCCTGCATTTCACGCTGCGCTCGCGCGATGGCTACCAGCGCTGGCGCGACCCCTTCCTGCTCGCCGCGATCCTGATCCCGATCCTGGCGCTGATCGGTTTCGCGGTCGGCGGGCGAGAGGCGGGCCGCATGACGACGGCGCCCGACATCATCACCGACGCCCAGATCGTGATGTTCAACCAGAATGTGACCTGGGCGAAGACGATCTTCTACGGCCTCGTCGGCGGCTTCGTCGCCTTCGTCGGCATCCGCGAGATCCGTGTGCGGACGACGCGGCAGATCACCGTGCGCTTCGTCGGCCATGGCGTGCGCAAGCTCTCCCCCGGCGCGACCGTGCTGGAGATGTTCCGGCGGTTCGGGATTCCCCATGCGGCGCTCTGCGGCGGGCGGGCCCGCTGCGCCACCTGCCGCGTGCTGGTGCTCGACGGCGGCGACGGCCTGCCGCCGCCGGGGCCCAACGAGGCGAAGCTGCTGCGGCGGATCGCGGCGCCGGACCGGGTGCGGCTCGCCTGCCAGATCCGGCCGCGTGACGATCTCCAGGTGCAGATCCTGCTCGCCTCGCGCCTGAACCCGACGACCCCGGGCCAGGTTGAGACCGACGCCAATATCGGCAAGCGCGGCCTCACCGTGGTCGTTGCCGATCTGCGGGCCTTCTCGGCCCTGTCGGCGCGGCAATTGCCGCAGGAGCTGATCGGGCTCCTCAACCGCTTCTTCGACGAGATGGCGCAGGCGATCACCGCCCATGGCGGCCGCATCGACGCCTTCTACGGCGACGGCTTCATGGCCGTGTTCGGGCTCGAGGGCACGCCGGCGCGCAGCGCGCAGACGGCGATCGCGGCCGCCGCCGACATCGTGCGGGCCGTCGAGGCGCTGAACCGCGAATTCGGCGCGGCGCTGCCGCTGCCGCTGCGCATCGGCATCGGCATTCACAGCGGCCAGGCGATCACGGGCGCGGTCGAGAACGACAGCCTGGGGCGGCGCGACATCACGGTCGGCGAGACCGTGGCGGTGGCGGCGCAGCTCGAACTGGCGACGCGACGCGTGCTGGCCGACATCCTCGTCTCCGAGGACACGATCCGCGCCAGCGGCCGCAGCTATCGCGGCACGACGTCGCTCAAGATCACGATTCGGGGGCGCGAGAAGCCGCTCAGCGCGGTCGGCTTCGCCAGCGCTCCCGAACTCGCCGACGCGGTGGACGACAGCAGGGCGGCCGAGCCGACCCTGATCGAGGCGACGGTCGAGGCCGCTCAGGACGCCGTGGAGGCTGGCGCGGGTGGGGATGGCTTTGCCCCGGCGCCTGCTCCCGAGGCGCCGGCGCCGGTCAAGCCGCGCCGGACACCGCGCCGCAAAGCCGCGGAAAAGGCGCCCGACGATTCCGCGAGCTAG
- a CDS encoding esterase-like activity of phytase family protein — MRLTRRAALAGLGAVAAARPALAETPDTSRIPVAVSARPIAAFEPRNPEKTRFGRLDFRSGLVLSGSHSRFGGLSGLWRGPGGTDLVAVTDNGFWLTGTLASRNGRLTGLEGAELAPILGSSGRPLHRSRYYDTESLCIADGIAYLGVERTHDVLRFDWATEGVMARARIVPVPREVKRLPDNRGLEAIGVVPPGQPLAGAIVGIAERSGAEDEPTLGVILGRQPGLFRVIRHGGFDITDLAFLPDGDLLLLERWYRALRGVGMRIRRIPAASLKAGALLDGPALIEADLGQEIDNMEGLSVHQDGLKTVLTLISDDNFSFLQRTVLLEFVLA, encoded by the coding sequence ATGCGCCTGACCCGCCGTGCCGCGCTGGCCGGCCTGGGGGCGGTCGCCGCCGCCCGTCCGGCCCTGGCCGAGACGCCCGACACCAGCCGCATCCCCGTCGCCGTCTCGGCGCGGCCGATCGCCGCCTTCGAGCCGCGCAACCCCGAGAAGACGCGCTTCGGCCGTCTCGACTTCCGCAGCGGGCTCGTGCTCAGCGGCAGCCATTCGCGCTTCGGCGGGTTGTCGGGGCTGTGGCGCGGGCCGGGCGGAACCGATCTCGTCGCCGTCACCGACAACGGCTTCTGGCTGACGGGCACGCTCGCCTCGCGCAATGGCCGGCTGACCGGGCTCGAGGGCGCGGAACTGGCGCCGATCCTCGGCAGTTCGGGCCGGCCGCTGCACCGCTCGCGCTACTATGACACCGAGAGCCTGTGCATCGCCGACGGCATCGCCTATCTCGGCGTCGAGCGCACCCATGACGTGCTGCGCTTCGACTGGGCCACTGAGGGCGTGATGGCGCGGGCGCGGATCGTGCCGGTGCCGCGCGAGGTCAAGCGCCTGCCGGACAATCGCGGGCTGGAGGCGATCGGCGTGGTGCCGCCCGGGCAGCCTCTGGCGGGTGCGATCGTTGGCATCGCCGAACGCTCGGGCGCGGAAGACGAGCCGACGCTCGGCGTCATCCTCGGGCGCCAGCCGGGCTTGTTCAGGGTGATCAGGCATGGCGGCTTCGACATCACCGACCTCGCCTTCCTGCCAGACGGCGACCTGCTGTTGCTGGAGCGCTGGTATCGCGCGCTGCGCGGCGTCGGCATGCGGATCCGGCGAATCCCGGCCGCGAGCCTGAAGGCCGGCGCGCTGCTCGACGGGCCCGCCCTGATCGAGGCCGATCTCGGCCAGGAGATCGACAACATGGAAGGGCTGTCGGTCCATCAGGACGGCCTGAAGACCGTGCTGACCCTGATCTCGGACGACAATTTCTCGTTCCTGCAGCGGACGGTGCTGCTGGAGTTCGTTCTCGCCTGA
- a CDS encoding DUF3108 domain-containing protein, whose translation MKPAIASSLGGWILAVGAATLGLPAAAASLDARYDVSLLGLTLGTANLTGGIEGSTYKLDLTAKLTGLIGGFTGGRGSGAASGSLNGTKLSPTSFAVSSASSSESRTVRMALDSNTVAAVEIEPPIDAKPDRVPLNDGHRRNVIDPLSAFLMPVVGKGLANACNRTLQIFDGAARYDIKMTQAGTREVKLEGYSGPVAVCQVRYVPIAGHRSERPSTKFMIENRDISTWLAPVAGTNVLVPVRVSVKTMIGTAVLEASSFKVDPGMTASTARN comes from the coding sequence ATGAAACCCGCCATCGCATCGTCCCTGGGCGGGTGGATTCTCGCCGTCGGAGCCGCGACGCTCGGGCTTCCCGCGGCCGCCGCCTCGCTCGACGCGCGCTACGACGTGTCGTTGCTGGGGCTGACGCTCGGCACGGCGAACCTCACCGGCGGCATCGAGGGCTCGACTTACAAGCTCGACCTCACGGCTAAGCTCACGGGCCTGATCGGTGGCTTCACCGGCGGGCGCGGCTCGGGGGCCGCCAGCGGCAGCCTGAACGGCACGAAGCTCTCGCCGACCAGTTTCGCCGTCAGTTCGGCGAGTTCGAGCGAGAGCCGCACCGTGCGCATGGCGCTCGACAGCAACACCGTCGCGGCCGTCGAGATCGAGCCGCCGATCGATGCCAAGCCGGACCGCGTGCCGCTGAACGACGGCCATCGCCGCAACGTGATCGATCCGCTCAGCGCCTTCCTGATGCCGGTCGTCGGCAAGGGGCTGGCCAATGCCTGCAACCGGACGCTCCAGATCTTCGATGGCGCGGCGCGCTACGACATCAAGATGACCCAGGCGGGCACGCGCGAGGTCAAGCTCGAGGGCTATAGCGGCCCGGTCGCGGTCTGCCAGGTGCGCTATGTGCCGATCGCGGGGCATCGCTCGGAGCGGCCGAGCACGAAGTTCATGATCGAGAACCGCGACATCAGCACCTGGCTGGCGCCGGTCGCCGGGACCAATGTCCTGGTGCCCGTGCGGGTCTCGGTGAAGACGATGATCGGCACCGCCGTGCTCGAAGCCTCGAGCTTCAAGGTCGATCCGGGCATGACCGCGAGCACGGCCAGGAACTGA
- a CDS encoding DMT family transporter, whose amino-acid sequence MSFGSASYLYLAAAIVSEVIGTSALKASNEFTRPVPTMIMLAAFLSAFYFLTLTLRTIPVGVAYAIWSGVGIVMISIIARILFGQKLDAPAILGMALIVAGVLVINLFSKSTAH is encoded by the coding sequence ATGAGCTTCGGCAGCGCCAGCTACCTCTACCTGGCGGCGGCGATCGTCAGCGAGGTCATCGGGACCTCGGCGCTCAAGGCATCGAACGAGTTCACGCGGCCCGTGCCGACGATGATCATGCTCGCCGCCTTCCTCAGCGCCTTCTACTTCCTGACCCTGACCTTGCGGACGATCCCCGTCGGCGTCGCCTACGCCATCTGGTCGGGCGTCGGCATCGTCATGATCAGCATCATCGCCCGTATCCTGTTCGGCCAGAAGCTCGATGCGCCGGCCATTCTGGGCATGGCGCTGATCGTGGCGGGCGTGCTGGTGATCAATCTCTTCTCGAAATCGACGGCGCACTGA
- the cobT gene encoding cobaltochelatase subunit CobT: MTLSNRKPGTTKEAPAEPLKRAISSTMKAIARKPEMEIVFAADKPSLVGERARLPEPPRKLTAQDVAILRGHSDSMALRLACHDASVHRRAAPEGDAARAVFDAVEQARVECVGARRMAGMAGNITAMLEDRYHRGGRYEEITDRADAPLEDALALMVRERLTGLKPPKAAEKLVDLWREQIEAKAGADLDRLSKAVEDQRAFARTVRDMLASLDMAEQTAQGEDSEEDEDDKDQSSDEQQQQDGEAEQESAGERSEVEVSDDATEELQEGATEASDAPSGDWDEEDENSEADEAGEAPRPRESKANDRPQTDYKPYTQKFDEIVTAEDLCDAEELTRLRAYLDKQLAHLQGVVARLANRLQRRLMAQQNRSWQFDLEEGALDPARLPRIIIDPYQPLSFRQESDVNFRDTVVTLLIDNSGSMRGRPITVAATCADILARTLERCGVKVELLGFTTRAWKGGLSRESWLQSGKPANPGRLNDLRHIIYKAADAPWRRARKNLGLMMREGLLKENIDGEALDWAHKRLLARPEQRKILMVISDGAPVDDSTLSVNSGNYLERHLRHIIAEIETRSPVELIAIGIGHDVTRYYRRAVTIVDAEELGGVMTEKLAELFEEDAGLNGGPSRGPRRRT, encoded by the coding sequence ATGACCCTTTCCAATCGCAAGCCCGGCACGACCAAGGAAGCGCCAGCGGAGCCGCTGAAGCGGGCCATCTCCTCGACGATGAAGGCGATCGCCCGCAAGCCGGAGATGGAAATCGTCTTCGCGGCCGACAAACCCTCGCTCGTCGGCGAGCGCGCCCGCCTGCCGGAACCGCCGCGCAAGCTGACGGCGCAGGACGTCGCGATCCTGCGCGGCCATTCCGATTCGATGGCGCTGCGGCTGGCCTGCCATGACGCCAGCGTGCATCGCCGCGCCGCGCCGGAAGGCGACGCCGCGCGCGCCGTCTTCGACGCGGTCGAGCAGGCCCGCGTCGAATGCGTCGGTGCGCGGCGGATGGCCGGCATGGCCGGCAACATCACCGCCATGCTGGAGGATCGCTACCACCGCGGCGGCCGCTATGAGGAGATCACCGACCGCGCCGACGCGCCGCTGGAGGATGCGCTGGCGCTGATGGTGCGCGAGCGGCTGACGGGCCTGAAGCCGCCCAAGGCGGCGGAGAAGCTGGTCGATCTCTGGCGCGAGCAGATCGAGGCCAAGGCCGGCGCCGATCTCGACCGGCTGTCTAAGGCGGTCGAGGACCAGCGCGCCTTCGCCCGCACCGTGCGCGACATGCTGGCCTCGCTCGACATGGCCGAGCAGACGGCGCAGGGCGAGGACTCGGAGGAGGACGAGGACGACAAGGACCAGTCCTCCGACGAGCAGCAGCAGCAGGATGGCGAGGCCGAGCAGGAGAGCGCCGGCGAGCGCTCCGAGGTCGAGGTCTCCGACGACGCGACCGAGGAACTGCAGGAGGGGGCGACGGAAGCCTCCGACGCGCCCTCGGGAGACTGGGACGAGGAGGACGAGAACTCCGAGGCCGACGAGGCCGGCGAGGCGCCGCGCCCGCGCGAGAGCAAGGCCAACGACCGGCCGCAGACCGACTACAAGCCCTACACCCAGAAGTTCGACGAGATCGTCACGGCCGAAGACCTCTGCGACGCCGAGGAGCTGACGCGCCTGCGCGCCTATCTCGACAAGCAGCTGGCGCATCTCCAGGGCGTCGTGGCGCGGCTCGCCAACCGTCTGCAGCGGCGGCTGATGGCGCAGCAGAACCGCTCCTGGCAATTCGACCTGGAGGAGGGCGCGCTCGATCCGGCCCGCCTGCCGCGCATCATCATCGATCCCTATCAGCCGCTCTCCTTCCGACAGGAATCGGACGTCAATTTCCGCGACACGGTGGTGACGCTGCTGATCGACAATTCCGGCTCGATGCGCGGACGGCCGATCACGGTCGCCGCGACCTGCGCCGACATCCTGGCGCGGACGCTGGAGCGCTGCGGCGTCAAGGTCGAGCTGCTCGGCTTCACCACGCGGGCCTGGAAGGGCGGTCTCTCGCGCGAGAGCTGGCTGCAGTCGGGCAAGCCGGCCAATCCCGGCCGCCTCAACGACCTCCGGCACATCATCTACAAGGCGGCCGATGCACCCTGGCGGCGGGCGCGCAAGAATCTCGGCCTGATGATGCGCGAGGGGCTGCTCAAGGAGAACATCGACGGCGAGGCGCTGGACTGGGCGCACAAGCGCCTGCTGGCGCGGCCCGAGCAGCGCAAGATCCTGATGGTGATCTCGGATGGCGCACCGGTCGACGATTCGACGCTGTCGGTGAATTCCGGCAACTATCTCGAGCGGCATCTGCGCCACATCATTGCCGAGATCGAGACGCGCTCGCCGGTCGAGCTGATCGCCATCGGCATCGGCCATGACGTCACCCGCTATTACCGCCGCGCCGTCACCATCGTCGATGCGGAGGAGCTCGGCGGGGTGATGACCGAGAAGCTCGCCGAACTCTTCGAGGAGGATGCGGGGCTGAACGGCGGGCCGTCGCGCGGGCCGCGGCGGCGGACGTGA
- a CDS encoding GNAT family N-acetyltransferase gives MATLQRETDVAATREAVVAGLSAYNAARVGPRNSEPLALSLRDEAGVIVGGLIGELKWEWLHVDLLWIDEAHRGAGHGEALVALAETTAREHGARGVYLSTMSIQAPQFYPKLGYKPCGVMEDYPVAGHRIHHFAKAL, from the coding sequence ATGGCGACCCTCCAGCGCGAGACCGATGTCGCGGCGACGAGGGAGGCCGTGGTCGCGGGCTTGAGCGCCTACAACGCGGCCCGGGTCGGGCCGCGCAACAGCGAGCCGCTGGCGCTCAGCCTGCGCGACGAGGCCGGCGTCATCGTCGGCGGGCTGATCGGCGAGCTGAAATGGGAATGGCTCCATGTCGACCTGCTCTGGATCGACGAGGCCCATCGCGGCGCCGGCCATGGCGAGGCGCTGGTCGCGCTGGCTGAGACGACCGCGCGCGAGCATGGCGCGCGGGGCGTCTATCTGAGTACGATGAGCATCCAGGCGCCGCAGTTCTATCCCAAGCTCGGCTACAAGCCCTGCGGCGTGATGGAGGACTATCCCGTCGCGGGCCACCGGATCCACCATTTCGCGAAGGCGCTATGA
- the cobS gene encoding cobaltochelatase subunit CobS yields the protein MMTTTTAAGLPDIKLSVRQTFGIDSDLEVPAYSTAEAHVPDLDPDYRFDHDTTIAILAGFAHNRRVMISGYHGTGKSTHIEQVAARLNWPCVRVNLDSHVSRLDLVGKDAIVLKEGKQITEFQDGILPWALQNNIALVFDEYDAGRPDVMFVIQRVLEQSGKLTLLDQKRVIRPHPAFRLFATANTVGLGDTSGLYHGTQQINQGQMDRWSIVTTLNYLPHDNEVEIVLAKSKHFQGTPEGRSVIDKMVRVADLTRNAFMNGDLSTVMSPRTVITWAENAAIFGDIGFSFRVTFLNKCDEMERTLVAEFYQRSFGKELPESAANVVLS from the coding sequence ATGATGACAACGACGACTGCCGCCGGCCTGCCCGACATCAAGCTGTCGGTGCGCCAGACCTTCGGGATCGATTCGGATCTGGAGGTGCCGGCCTATTCGACGGCCGAGGCGCATGTGCCCGATCTCGACCCCGATTACCGTTTCGACCACGACACCACGATCGCGATCCTGGCGGGCTTCGCCCATAACCGGCGCGTGATGATCTCGGGCTATCACGGCACCGGCAAGTCGACCCATATCGAGCAGGTCGCGGCCCGCCTGAACTGGCCCTGCGTGCGCGTCAACCTCGACAGCCACGTCTCCCGCCTCGATCTCGTCGGCAAGGACGCGATCGTGCTGAAGGAAGGCAAGCAGATCACCGAGTTCCAGGACGGCATCCTGCCCTGGGCGCTGCAGAACAACATCGCGCTCGTCTTCGACGAGTACGACGCCGGCCGCCCCGACGTGATGTTCGTGATCCAGCGCGTGCTCGAGCAGTCGGGCAAGCTGACACTGCTCGACCAGAAGCGCGTCATCCGTCCCCACCCCGCCTTCCGGCTCTTCGCCACCGCCAATACGGTGGGCCTCGGCGACACGTCGGGCCTCTATCACGGCACGCAGCAGATCAACCAGGGCCAGATGGACCGCTGGTCGATCGTGACCACGCTGAACTACCTGCCGCATGACAACGAGGTCGAGATCGTGCTGGCGAAGTCGAAGCACTTCCAGGGCACGCCCGAAGGCCGCAGCGTGATCGACAAGATGGTCCGCGTCGCCGACCTGACCCGCAACGCCTTCATGAACGGCGATCTCTCGACGGTGATGAGCCCGCGCACGGTCATCACCTGGGCCGAGAACGCCGCGATCTTCGGCGATATCGGCTTCTCCTTCCGCGTCACCTTCCTGAACAAGTGCGACGAGATGGAGCGCACGCTGGTGGCCGAGTTCTACCAGCGCTCCTTCGGCAAGGAACTGCCGGAGAGCGCGGCCAACGTGGTCCTGAGCTGA
- a CDS encoding glycosyltransferase family protein, with protein MSVAGEPARVLISVTHLLGSGHLVRAAQLARALAESEFAVTLASGGTPLRDMTGEAFAFVQLPPVKVEGLDFRNLLDEAGTPIEAGRLARRRAMLAALATTLKPDVVVTEHFPFGRRQLAEEFLTLITAAKAANPSALVLASVRDVLVTPRPDRIAEAEQRLSCLFDGVLVHGDRSFLPLEASWPVSPALAARLHYTGYLAPPPVTALASADGEGAGEVVVSGGGSAAALPLFRLCLAAARLCDPSRRWRILVGKGVAESDFAALRQSASPNVTVERARADFPALLARSALSISQAGYNTVLDLVAAGRPAIVVPFDEGAETEQAIRAEAMEKAGLARCLRLSGPEPARPADLAAAVTAALATDAPARPAIDLDGAGRVAGLLRRLLAARAHG; from the coding sequence GTGAGCGTCGCGGGGGAGCCAGCGCGCGTCCTGATCTCGGTGACGCATCTGCTCGGCAGCGGCCACCTGGTGCGGGCGGCGCAGCTGGCGCGGGCCCTGGCCGAGTCTGAATTCGCCGTGACGCTGGCGAGTGGCGGGACGCCGCTGCGCGACATGACGGGCGAGGCCTTCGCCTTCGTGCAGCTGCCCCCGGTCAAGGTCGAGGGGCTGGATTTCCGCAATCTGCTGGACGAAGCGGGCACCCCGATCGAGGCGGGCCGGCTGGCGCGGCGCCGGGCCATGCTCGCCGCGCTGGCGACGACGCTGAAGCCCGATGTCGTCGTGACCGAGCATTTCCCCTTCGGCCGCCGGCAACTGGCGGAGGAATTCCTGACGCTGATCACCGCGGCGAAGGCTGCCAATCCGTCTGCGCTGGTGCTGGCCTCGGTGCGCGACGTGCTGGTGACGCCGCGCCCGGACCGGATCGCGGAGGCGGAGCAGCGTCTGTCCTGCCTGTTCGACGGCGTCCTCGTCCATGGCGACCGGAGCTTCCTGCCGCTGGAGGCCTCCTGGCCGGTTTCGCCAGCCCTGGCGGCGCGGCTGCACTATACGGGCTATCTGGCGCCGCCGCCGGTGACTGCACTCGCATCGGCCGATGGCGAGGGTGCGGGCGAAGTCGTCGTCTCGGGTGGCGGTTCGGCCGCCGCGCTGCCGCTGTTTCGGCTCTGCCTCGCGGCAGCGCGGCTTTGCGATCCCTCGCGTCGCTGGCGCATCCTCGTCGGCAAAGGCGTGGCGGAGAGCGATTTCGCCGCACTGCGGCAATCAGCCTCGCCCAACGTCACGGTCGAGCGCGCGCGAGCGGATTTTCCGGCCCTGCTGGCGCGCTCGGCGCTGTCGATCAGCCAGGCCGGCTACAACACCGTGCTCGACCTCGTCGCGGCGGGGCGGCCGGCGATCGTCGTGCCCTTCGACGAGGGCGCCGAGACGGAGCAGGCGATCCGGGCCGAGGCGATGGAAAAGGCGGGATTGGCGCGCTGCCTGAGGCTGTCGGGCCCTGAGCCGGCCCGCCCGGCCGATCTGGCGGCCGCGGTCACCGCCGCGCTGGCGACCGACGCGCCCGCGCGCCCGGCGATCGATCTCGACGGGGCGGGCCGGGTCGCCGGCCTCCTGAGACGCCTTCTGGCGGCGCGGGCGCACGGCTGA
- a CDS encoding glycosyltransferase gives MKGYPRLSETFIAQELLGLQQRGLPFAIWSLRRPTDAARHLMHDQITVPVRYLPEYLHEEPGRVLRGVLGALMRPGLLRLLPVFLRDIARDRTRNRLRRFGQACVMARELPAATTHLHVHYLHTPASVIRYAALLRGIGWSFSAHAKDIWTTPDWEKREKIADAAWGVTCTQDGHRELQRLADRPDKVALVYHGLDLGRFPAPPPRPPRDGRDPADPVRIVTIGRAVEKKGFDDLLAALARLPAGLHWRLTHIGGGEKLKALQAQAIALGLGERVTWAGPKAQGDVIAALREADLFVLPSRKAGDGDRDGLPNVVMEAASQALPIVATDFAGIPEFVRDGVEGLLVPPGDVAALAQALAALAEAPDRRAALGQAALARLTGAFSAAAGLDGIAARLRASAGLAP, from the coding sequence ATGAAGGGCTATCCGCGCCTGTCGGAGACCTTCATCGCGCAGGAGCTGCTCGGCCTGCAGCAGCGCGGCCTGCCCTTCGCGATCTGGTCGCTGCGGCGCCCGACCGATGCCGCGCGCCACCTGATGCACGACCAGATCACCGTGCCGGTGCGCTATCTGCCGGAATATCTGCACGAGGAGCCCGGGCGTGTGCTGCGCGGCGTGCTCGGCGCGCTGATGCGGCCCGGCCTGCTGCGGCTGCTGCCGGTCTTTCTGCGCGACATCGCCCGTGATCGCACGCGCAACCGCCTGCGCCGCTTCGGCCAGGCCTGCGTGATGGCGCGCGAGCTGCCGGCGGCGACCACGCATCTTCACGTCCATTACCTGCACACGCCGGCCTCGGTGATCCGCTACGCCGCCCTGCTGCGCGGCATCGGCTGGTCGTTCTCGGCCCATGCCAAGGACATCTGGACGACGCCGGACTGGGAGAAGCGCGAGAAGATCGCGGACGCCGCCTGGGGCGTGACCTGCACGCAGGACGGCCACCGCGAATTGCAGCGCCTGGCCGACCGGCCCGACAAGGTCGCGCTGGTCTATCACGGGCTCGATCTCGGCCGCTTTCCGGCGCCCCCGCCGCGCCCCCCGCGCGACGGCCGCGACCCGGCCGACCCGGTTCGCATCGTCACCATCGGCCGGGCGGTGGAGAAGAAGGGTTTTGATGATCTGCTGGCGGCGCTGGCGCGGCTGCCGGCCGGGCTGCACTGGCGGCTGACGCATATCGGCGGTGGCGAAAAGCTTAAGGCGCTGCAGGCTCAGGCCATAGCGCTGGGGCTCGGAGAGCGCGTGACCTGGGCGGGCCCGAAGGCACAGGGCGATGTCATCGCCGCGCTGCGCGAGGCCGATCTCTTCGTGCTGCCCTCGCGCAAGGCCGGTGACGGTGATCGCGACGGGCTGCCCAATGTGGTGATGGAGGCGGCGAGCCAGGCCCTGCCGATCGTCGCCACCGATTTCGCCGGGATTCCGGAGTTCGTGCGCGATGGTGTCGAGGGGCTGCTGGTGCCGCCCGGCGACGTCGCGGCCCTGGCACAAGCGCTCGCCGCTCTCGCGGAGGCACCGGACCGGCGGGCCGCGCTCGGCCAGGCGGCGCTGGCCCGGTTGACGGGCGCCTTCTCGGCCGCGGCGGGTCTGGACGGGATCGCGGCGCGGCTGCGCGCCTCGGCGGGGCTCGCGCCGTGA